Proteins from one Stenotrophomonas aracearum genomic window:
- the recC gene encoding exodeoxyribonuclease V subunit gamma, which translates to MTDPASDFRLYHSNSLDVLAALLARTLREPVAGQSILEPDVVLIPQVAMRRWLQSTLAAEYGIAANLAFLTPGEFVARALNANVPGEHDDLTAAALHWKVYAALADPALMAQPPLRALQAYLSQPDPLKPWALAGELAAVFEKYQAWRRDWLLRWEAGADPHDPQAILWRRIGSGHQYRARRIHAYLEQFEGAGRPLPAGLPPRLFAFATLNVSPDVLRVVATQARVGTLHFYMPTPTRSYWGDLQTLGGRLRSGAADPFGSGADENRLLQAWGAAGRDFMAVLGSYEVVHPSGEIAAYDDPEDDTRADMAHGGLADSLLHRLQRDLFHRRTAPEGALRPQLLRNDPSLQVHACHTRLRELQVLHDQLRALLQDPRFDPPLQARDIAVLAPDIDPYVPYLEAVFGGRSGGEDHIPYALADTSPLTGEPLADVFVHLLGLPVSRFGLNEVLDLLASAPLAEAAGLDAAAFDRLHDWLQAAGARWGLDASHRAQHQAPDDDAYTWQFALDRLLLGHASGSDGDIAGVAPWPELEGSALDALDRLLALMRVLARYQRALSDALPPAQWRQRLLALLDALLPETPEAASSQRALERLRKLINEFAREAERAGFDAPVPPEVVRAHFAGVLGEADTRAPLLTGGISFGRMVPMRLLPFRVICVLGLNDGDFPRRDPAAGLNQLTAELGTDKRRHGDRSLREDDRFLFLQLFASAQDVFYLSYLGADPRDGSVREPSVLVSELIDAAAEYHDDPPAAVKQFTVRHSLQPFSPAAFGGGDEPRRFSYRQQWHPAAGSLGSVRRAPPAWFQQPLAPLPEDAAPDLSLDALRRFLTDPAGQFLSQRLGLRLPEELGTAEDLEPLVLAGRGLEQRLLQHAVIEATLEGDDTPLYARLRARALLPSGALGERQFQALQAQTRPYALALAQWRGDSTADSRRYEVEIDGVRLHGRVDDIHPQGIVRLRAGGLNGPAAIRHGLDWLLANAAGDAIPLVEFHDGGDDGVGPHVLPALSAPTAKAALQTLLQLRGEGLCGPLLYGPYTAWTLYRTPAAKREAEGWAQWHGGDRRWGEASGDALQLALRGRDPFADPDSYQQLLQTSFRVLCAVREGRVFQGFTDEGAPA; encoded by the coding sequence ATGACCGACCCCGCTTCAGACTTCCGCCTGTACCACTCCAATTCGCTCGATGTGCTGGCCGCGCTGCTGGCCAGGACGCTGCGCGAGCCGGTGGCCGGGCAGTCGATCCTGGAACCGGACGTGGTGCTGATTCCGCAGGTGGCGATGCGCCGCTGGCTGCAGTCCACCCTGGCGGCGGAGTATGGCATCGCCGCCAACCTGGCGTTCCTGACCCCGGGCGAGTTCGTGGCGCGGGCGCTGAACGCCAATGTGCCCGGCGAGCATGACGATCTCACCGCCGCCGCGCTGCACTGGAAGGTCTACGCGGCGCTGGCCGACCCGGCGCTGATGGCGCAGCCGCCGCTGCGCGCGCTGCAGGCCTACCTGTCCCAACCGGATCCGCTCAAGCCCTGGGCGCTGGCCGGCGAGCTGGCCGCCGTGTTCGAGAAGTACCAGGCCTGGCGCCGCGACTGGCTGCTGCGCTGGGAAGCCGGCGCCGACCCGCACGACCCGCAGGCGATCCTGTGGCGGCGCATCGGCAGCGGCCACCAGTACCGCGCCCGTCGCATCCACGCCTATCTGGAGCAGTTCGAAGGCGCCGGGCGGCCGTTGCCGGCGGGGCTGCCGCCGCGCCTGTTCGCCTTTGCCACCCTGAACGTGTCGCCGGACGTGCTGCGGGTGGTGGCCACCCAGGCGCGGGTCGGCACGCTGCACTTCTACATGCCCACGCCCACCCGTTCGTACTGGGGCGACCTGCAGACCCTGGGCGGGCGCCTGCGCAGCGGCGCGGCCGACCCGTTCGGCAGCGGCGCCGACGAGAACCGCCTGCTGCAGGCCTGGGGTGCGGCCGGGCGCGACTTCATGGCGGTGCTGGGCAGCTACGAAGTGGTGCATCCCTCCGGCGAAATCGCCGCCTACGACGATCCCGAAGACGACACCCGCGCGGACATGGCCCACGGCGGCCTTGCCGACAGCCTGCTGCACCGCCTGCAGCGCGACCTGTTCCACCGCCGCACCGCGCCGGAAGGCGCGCTGCGCCCGCAGCTGCTGCGCAACGACCCCAGCCTGCAGGTGCATGCCTGCCACACCCGCCTGCGCGAACTGCAGGTCCTGCACGACCAGCTGCGCGCGCTGCTGCAGGACCCGCGTTTCGACCCGCCGCTGCAGGCGCGCGACATCGCGGTGCTGGCACCGGACATCGATCCGTACGTGCCGTACCTGGAGGCAGTGTTCGGCGGTCGCAGCGGCGGCGAGGACCACATTCCCTACGCGCTGGCCGACACCAGCCCGCTCACCGGCGAACCGCTGGCCGACGTGTTCGTGCACCTGCTCGGCCTGCCGGTGTCGCGCTTCGGCCTCAACGAAGTGCTGGACCTGCTGGCCAGCGCGCCACTGGCCGAAGCCGCCGGCCTGGACGCGGCCGCGTTCGACCGCCTGCACGACTGGCTGCAGGCCGCCGGCGCGCGCTGGGGCCTGGACGCCAGCCACCGCGCGCAGCACCAGGCGCCGGACGACGACGCCTACACCTGGCAGTTCGCACTGGACCGCCTGCTGCTCGGCCATGCCAGCGGCAGCGATGGCGACATCGCCGGCGTGGCGCCGTGGCCGGAGCTGGAAGGCAGCGCGCTGGACGCGCTGGACCGCCTGCTCGCGCTGATGCGGGTGCTGGCGCGCTACCAGCGCGCGCTGAGCGATGCGCTGCCCCCGGCGCAGTGGCGCCAGCGCCTGCTGGCCCTGCTCGACGCGCTGCTGCCGGAGACCCCGGAGGCGGCCAGCAGCCAGCGCGCGCTGGAGCGGCTGCGCAAGCTGATCAACGAGTTCGCCCGCGAGGCCGAACGCGCCGGTTTCGACGCCCCGGTTCCGCCGGAGGTGGTGCGCGCGCACTTCGCAGGCGTGCTCGGCGAGGCCGACACCCGCGCGCCGCTGCTGACCGGCGGCATCAGCTTCGGGCGGATGGTGCCGATGCGACTGTTGCCGTTCCGGGTGATCTGCGTGCTTGGGCTCAACGACGGCGACTTCCCGCGCCGCGACCCGGCCGCCGGGCTCAACCAGCTCACAGCCGAACTGGGCACCGACAAGCGCCGGCATGGCGACCGCTCGCTGCGCGAAGATGACCGCTTCCTGTTCCTGCAGCTGTTCGCCTCGGCGCAGGACGTGTTCTACCTGAGCTACCTCGGTGCCGACCCGCGCGATGGCAGCGTGCGCGAACCGTCGGTGTTGGTCAGCGAGCTGATCGATGCCGCCGCTGAGTACCACGACGACCCGCCAGCGGCAGTGAAACAGTTCACCGTGCGCCATTCGCTGCAGCCGTTCTCGCCGGCCGCGTTCGGCGGCGGCGATGAGCCGCGCCGCTTCAGTTACCGCCAGCAGTGGCACCCCGCTGCGGGCTCGCTCGGCAGCGTGCGGCGCGCACCGCCGGCATGGTTCCAGCAGCCGCTGGCGCCGTTGCCGGAGGACGCCGCGCCGGACCTGTCGCTGGACGCGCTGCGCCGGTTCCTTACCGACCCGGCCGGGCAGTTCCTGTCGCAGCGGCTGGGCCTGCGCCTGCCCGAAGAGCTGGGCACGGCCGAGGACCTGGAACCGCTGGTGCTGGCCGGGCGTGGCCTGGAGCAGCGCCTGCTGCAGCATGCGGTGATCGAGGCCACCCTGGAAGGCGATGACACGCCGTTGTACGCGCGGTTGCGCGCACGCGCGCTGCTGCCATCGGGTGCGCTCGGCGAACGCCAGTTCCAGGCGCTGCAGGCGCAGACCCGCCCCTATGCGCTGGCATTGGCGCAGTGGCGCGGCGACAGCACCGCCGACAGCCGACGCTACGAGGTGGAGATCGATGGCGTACGCCTGCACGGCCGGGTCGACGACATCCACCCGCAGGGCATCGTGCGCCTGCGCGCCGGTGGCCTGAACGGCCCGGCGGCGATCCGGCACGGGCTGGACTGGCTGCTGGCCAACGCTGCCGGCGACGCGATTCCGCTGGTCGAATTCCACGACGGCGGCGACGACGGGGTAGGACCGCACGTGTTGCCCGCGCTGTCGGCCCCCACCGCGAAGGCCGCACTGCAGACCCTGCTGCAGCTGCGTGGCGAAGGACTGTGCGGTCCGCTGCTGTATGGCCCGTACACCGCGTGGACGCTGTACCGCACCCCGGCCGCCAAGCGCGAAGCCGAGGGCTGGGCGCAGTGGCATGGCGGCGACCGGCGCTGGGGCGAGGCTAGTGGCGACGCCCTGCAGCTGGCCCTGCGCGGGCGCGACCCGTTCGCCGATCCGGACAGCTACCAGCAATTGCTGCAGACCAGCTTCCGGGTGTTATGCGCTGTGCGCGAGGGCAGGGTGTTCCAGGGCTTCACCGACGAAGGAGCGCCGGCATGA